One stretch of Rosistilla oblonga DNA includes these proteins:
- a CDS encoding ATP-binding cassette domain-containing protein — protein sequence MIEVSELTKAYDDLQKGKFIAVDSVSFSVGPGEIFGLLGPNGAGKTTVLRILSTVLQATSGIARVQGYDVSADPAAVRRRIGFVSNNTAVYDRMTAWEMVEYFGQLHGMPRDALDARLVELFAQLRMDDFRHVPGAKLSTGMKQKVSIARALVHDPPVLIFDEATLGLDVLVARNLLQVIRSLKDAGKCLIFSTHIMREVERLCDRIAVMHRGRILDTGTLAELRERHSQHDFEELFFDLLSQHEAEHDDPEYDLKAT from the coding sequence ATGATCGAAGTCAGCGAGCTCACCAAGGCATACGACGACCTGCAAAAGGGAAAGTTTATTGCTGTCGATTCGGTCTCGTTTTCGGTTGGGCCCGGTGAGATCTTCGGTCTGTTGGGGCCCAACGGTGCCGGCAAGACAACCGTACTGCGGATCCTGAGCACCGTTCTGCAAGCCACGTCCGGAATCGCTCGCGTCCAGGGTTATGACGTCTCGGCCGATCCAGCCGCTGTGCGTCGGCGGATCGGTTTTGTCAGCAACAATACAGCCGTCTACGACCGGATGACAGCGTGGGAGATGGTCGAATACTTCGGCCAATTGCACGGCATGCCGCGCGATGCGCTGGACGCTCGACTGGTCGAACTGTTTGCTCAACTGCGAATGGACGACTTTCGCCACGTCCCCGGAGCCAAGCTTTCGACGGGCATGAAGCAGAAGGTTTCGATCGCCCGGGCATTGGTTCACGACCCGCCGGTTTTGATCTTTGATGAAGCGACGCTGGGGCTGGACGTCCTGGTGGCAAGAAACCTGTTGCAGGTGATCCGTTCACTGAAAGATGCCGGCAAGTGTCTGATCTTTTCGACGCACATCATGCGCGAGGTCGAACGGTTATGCGACCGGATCGCTGTGATGCATCGCGGCCGGATCTTGGATACTGGCACCTTAGCCGAACTTCGCGAGCGCCACAGCCAACACGATTTTGAAGAACTCTTCTTCGATCTGCTGAGCCAACACGAAGCGGAGCACGACGACCCCGAATACGATTTGAAAGCGACATAA
- a CDS encoding sulfatase yields MKQRIGFLALALVSAFSFSTVSVAAESRPNIILFVTDDLSPDMGCYGNDAIKTPNLDALASDGVRFTNAFCTTASCSASRSVILTGLHNHKNGHYGHEHAYHHFTSFAKTKSLPVRLNAAGYRTGRIGKYHVAPESVYHFEEVLTGNSRNAVQMADRVQSFVKQDDKPFFLYFCTSDPHRGGSRPDLPLTPNAFGNKPEGYAGVDEVLYSPDDVIVPPYLPDTPVCRAELAQYYQSVSRIDQGVGRLAEVLKQAGAWDNTIVIFTSDHGIAFPGGKTTQYEPGLAIPMLVRDPRMPERGTVNPAMVSLVDMTPTILDMAGVKAPKKEFHGRSFLPILGEQDPTGWDVVYGSHTFHEIQMYYPMRTVRQRQYKLIWNIAHPLPYPFASDLWAAPTWQAQYEQGMQAMYGKRTVGRYIQRPEFELFDLKADPHETTNLADDPKYADRLAKMQAELKQFQQKTGDPWIMKWDYE; encoded by the coding sequence CACTGGCCCTCGTGTCAGCCTTCAGTTTTTCAACGGTGAGCGTCGCCGCCGAATCGCGGCCAAACATCATCCTGTTTGTGACCGACGACCTCAGCCCCGACATGGGGTGTTACGGCAACGACGCGATCAAAACACCGAACCTCGATGCTTTGGCTAGCGATGGCGTCCGCTTCACCAACGCCTTCTGCACCACCGCCAGTTGCAGCGCGTCGCGTTCGGTGATCCTGACCGGCCTTCACAACCACAAGAACGGACACTACGGTCACGAACACGCCTACCATCACTTCACCTCGTTTGCGAAGACGAAAAGTCTGCCGGTCCGCTTGAACGCTGCCGGCTATCGAACGGGGCGGATCGGGAAATACCATGTCGCTCCCGAATCGGTCTATCACTTCGAAGAAGTGTTGACGGGAAACAGCCGCAATGCGGTCCAGATGGCCGACCGGGTGCAGTCGTTTGTGAAACAGGACGACAAGCCGTTCTTCCTCTACTTTTGCACCTCCGATCCCCATCGCGGCGGTTCGCGCCCCGATCTGCCTCTGACTCCCAACGCCTTCGGAAACAAGCCCGAAGGTTATGCTGGCGTCGACGAAGTGTTGTATTCTCCCGACGATGTGATCGTGCCACCCTACTTGCCCGACACTCCGGTCTGTCGCGCCGAACTGGCCCAGTACTACCAGAGCGTCTCTCGGATCGATCAAGGCGTTGGCCGGTTGGCCGAAGTCTTGAAGCAAGCTGGCGCCTGGGACAACACGATCGTGATCTTCACCAGCGATCATGGGATCGCGTTCCCCGGTGGCAAGACGACTCAATATGAACCCGGCTTGGCGATCCCGATGCTGGTCCGCGATCCGCGGATGCCCGAGCGTGGGACCGTCAATCCAGCGATGGTTAGCCTGGTCGACATGACGCCAACGATCCTCGACATGGCGGGCGTCAAAGCTCCGAAGAAAGAATTCCACGGCCGCAGCTTCCTGCCGATCCTTGGCGAACAGGATCCGACCGGTTGGGACGTCGTCTATGGATCGCACACGTTCCACGAGATCCAGATGTATTATCCGATGCGAACCGTTCGCCAGCGGCAATACAAGCTGATCTGGAACATCGCCCATCCGCTCCCCTATCCGTTTGCTTCGGACCTTTGGGCCGCACCGACTTGGCAGGCGCAATACGAACAAGGAATGCAGGCGATGTACGGCAAGCGAACCGTCGGGCGTTATATCCAACGTCCCGAGTTTGAACTGTTCGACTTGAAGGCCGATCCGCATGAGACGACCAACTTGGCCGACGATCCGAAATACGCAGACCGGTTGGCAAAGATGCAAGCCGAACTGAAGCAGTTCCAACAGAAGACGGGCGACCCGTGGATCATGAAGTGGGATTACGAATAA
- a CDS encoding ABC transporter permease subunit/CPBP intramembrane protease, with protein MQQDSQTPRFSTIRLIYLREMRDQLRDRRTIFTIAILPMLVYPLVGMLMLQMAQFTQQQPISICIVGEENLPGEPSLVIDDGINPALLQKPETVRIESRTPVDVAPDQIDETCQSWIRDGLFDAVVLVPASFDKNANSASESTSNATNDSAANNDESSVADASADDDSETVPQIELLYSVASDQSRVAGDRMQMVLDRWRSLWVKERLIREGIDASALRPFEIESRDIAPESTRRAAFWSKLLPFVMLVWAMTGAFYPAIDLVAGEKERGTLETLLCSPALRGEIVWGKLAAVTTFSIMTSLLNVVSMQLTATFAFHQLGLSQGNAAMGSPPIGAMLWLLLALFPLSALFSSLALAVAAMARSSKEGQYYLMPLMMVTLPLVLVPLLPGTTLSLGTSLIPVTGMFLLVRALVEGQYSEALLHLPVVALVTFGCLSLAVRWAQRQFENEDVLFRDGEQWDLGMWMRHLWRDRQPVASVGQALMCGVIVLMGLFFGRLMASQPHSWNDLAIAILLPQIGMILAPALLMSIVLTTSIRTSLRIRFPQRGAMAAALLLGFTLHPTYSQLGYWIGEIYPMSDAAKEALMPIMEMLNAQPLWAVIFMMAFVPAICEEFTFRGFIFGGLARDRGGLRAILVTALMFGFSHAIFQQSLAATVMGCVLGWIALRTGSVLPGIVLHVTNNALSLSVARTSEHPELFDSWLGFFLRQSADGTPSYQPIWIVISASLAVACLIYYSLFNDQHADDEEIQKSEREWIKSQELQASQNAT; from the coding sequence GTGCAGCAAGACTCGCAAACACCTCGATTCTCCACCATCCGCCTGATCTATCTGCGCGAGATGCGAGATCAGCTGCGCGATCGCCGGACGATCTTCACCATCGCCATCCTGCCGATGCTGGTCTATCCCTTGGTCGGGATGTTGATGCTGCAGATGGCACAGTTCACGCAGCAGCAACCGATTTCGATCTGCATCGTCGGCGAAGAGAACTTGCCCGGCGAACCGAGCCTGGTGATCGATGATGGCATCAATCCGGCGCTGCTGCAAAAACCGGAAACTGTCCGGATCGAATCGCGAACCCCAGTCGACGTCGCTCCCGATCAGATCGATGAAACATGCCAGTCTTGGATTCGCGACGGACTGTTCGATGCAGTCGTCTTGGTTCCCGCCAGCTTCGACAAGAATGCCAACTCAGCATCCGAGTCCACATCGAATGCGACGAATGATTCCGCAGCAAACAACGATGAATCCTCGGTTGCCGACGCCTCGGCCGACGACGATTCTGAAACCGTTCCGCAGATCGAACTGCTGTACAGCGTCGCTTCGGATCAATCGCGAGTCGCGGGCGATCGGATGCAGATGGTGTTGGATCGCTGGCGCAGCCTGTGGGTGAAAGAGCGATTGATCCGCGAGGGGATCGACGCCAGTGCGCTGCGTCCCTTCGAGATCGAATCGCGCGACATCGCTCCGGAATCGACACGGCGAGCGGCCTTTTGGTCCAAACTGCTGCCGTTTGTGATGCTTGTCTGGGCGATGACCGGCGCGTTTTATCCGGCGATCGATTTGGTCGCCGGCGAAAAGGAACGGGGAACGTTGGAGACGCTATTGTGCAGCCCAGCGCTGCGCGGCGAGATCGTGTGGGGCAAATTGGCCGCGGTCACGACGTTCAGCATCATGACGTCGCTGTTGAATGTGGTCAGCATGCAACTGACAGCGACTTTCGCCTTTCATCAACTGGGACTTTCTCAAGGGAACGCCGCGATGGGATCGCCGCCGATCGGCGCGATGTTGTGGCTGCTGCTAGCACTCTTCCCATTGTCGGCCCTCTTCAGTTCGCTCGCCCTCGCTGTCGCCGCGATGGCCCGCAGCAGCAAAGAGGGACAATACTATTTGATGCCGCTGATGATGGTCACGCTGCCGTTGGTCCTTGTGCCGCTGTTGCCTGGGACGACGCTCAGCCTTGGGACCAGCCTGATCCCAGTGACCGGGATGTTCCTGTTGGTGCGAGCCTTGGTCGAAGGGCAATACAGCGAAGCCCTGCTTCATCTGCCGGTCGTGGCGTTGGTCACCTTTGGTTGTTTGTCGTTGGCCGTCCGTTGGGCGCAGCGACAATTCGAAAACGAAGACGTCCTGTTCCGCGATGGCGAACAATGGGACTTGGGAATGTGGATGCGGCATCTGTGGCGCGATCGCCAACCTGTCGCAAGCGTCGGCCAAGCCTTGATGTGCGGAGTGATCGTCCTGATGGGACTCTTTTTCGGCCGGCTGATGGCTTCTCAGCCGCACAGTTGGAACGATCTCGCGATCGCTATCCTGCTGCCGCAGATCGGTATGATTCTGGCTCCCGCTCTACTGATGTCGATCGTGTTGACGACCAGCATCCGGACCAGCCTGCGGATCCGATTCCCACAGCGTGGCGCGATGGCGGCGGCATTGCTGCTGGGCTTCACGCTACATCCAACCTACAGCCAATTAGGCTACTGGATCGGCGAGATCTATCCGATGTCCGACGCCGCCAAAGAGGCGCTCATGCCGATCATGGAAATGTTAAACGCGCAACCGCTGTGGGCGGTGATCTTCATGATGGCGTTTGTTCCCGCGATTTGCGAAGAGTTTACTTTCCGCGGGTTTATCTTCGGCGGACTCGCTCGAGATCGTGGCGGCTTGCGAGCGATCCTGGTGACCGCGCTGATGTTTGGATTCTCCCACGCGATCTTCCAACAAAGTCTAGCCGCGACCGTGATGGGATGCGTGCTGGGATGGATCGCACTGCGAACCGGCAGCGTTTTGCCAGGGATCGTGCTGCACGTCACCAACAACGCGCTGTCGTTGTCGGTCGCCAGAACCAGCGAACATCCCGAGCTGTTCGATTCGTGGCTCGGATTTTTCTTGCGTCAGAGTGCCGATGGGACTCCATCGTACCAACCGATCTGGATCGTGATCTCGGCCAGTCTCGCCGTCGCCTGTTTGATCTACTACTCGCTGTTCAACGATCAACACGCCGACGATGAAGAGATCCAAAAGAGCGAACGGGAATGGATCAAGTCGCAAGAACTGCAGGCGTCGCAAAACGCGACCTAA